A portion of the Manihot esculenta cultivar AM560-2 chromosome 2, M.esculenta_v8, whole genome shotgun sequence genome contains these proteins:
- the LOC110607654 gene encoding glycerophosphodiester phosphodiesterase GDPD4, which produces MATAGGLGGRRRPAPLLQSHRTGLQGMTGNRFPIRLPSSRRTFRLIIISLAFIALFPPIFFHFRLRRFHQMRSRKCGWLNKPPLVCAHGGDSTNAFPNTMEAYRLALRSRADCIEIDVSRSSDGALFALHDRELQRISGDNTSKVGFLSMEEIKELAVPHQSAAVQVFHDQTIPSIEDALKLISSSVRQVILDAKVGPPSYEKGLAKDILSAVDRSKCKNCVVWAKSDSLARDIIKLSSDITVGYIVMVDPNTGKRMNLLRMKGAEVVGVYHPLIDEKLVRILHGRNNKVYAWTVDDEDSMRRMLFERVDAVVTSNPSLLQQIMQDIRTQCREDGFSLSG; this is translated from the exons ATGGCGACCGCCGGCGGGCTAGGAGGAAGAAGACGGCCAGCgccactgcttcagagtcaccGCACAGGCCTTCAAGGCATGACTGGAAATCGATTCCCGATAAGACTTCCCTCTTCTCGTAGGACTTTCCGTTTGATCATAATTAGTCTTGCTTTCATTGCTCTCTTTCCCCCCATTTTCTTTCACTTCAGGCTCCGCCGCTTCCATCAA ATGCGATCGAGGAAGTGCGGTTGGCTGAATAAGCCTCCGCTTGTTTGTGCTCATGGTGGTGATTCAACAAATGCCTTCCCCAACACA ATGGAGGCATATCGTTTGGCTCTTCGTTCTCGGGCAGACTGCATCGAGATTGATGTTTCTCGTTCATCAGATGGAGCTCTATTTGCTCTTCATGACAG GGAGTTGCAGCGAATATCTGGTGATAATACTTCCAAAGTTGGGTTCTTGAGCATGGAAGAG ATTAAAGAACTAGCCGTGCCTCATCAGTCTGCAGCTGTGCAGGTGTTTCATGATCAAACAATTCCCTCTATTGAAGATGCTTTGAAG ttgattTCAAGTTCAGTACGACAAGTTATTCTAGATGCAAAGGTTGGGCCTCCATCATATGAAAAAGGCCTTGCAAAAGATATTCTTTCAGCT GTTGACAGATCAAAGTGTAAGAATTGCGTTGTTTGGGCTAAAAGTGACAGTTTAGCAAGGGACATAATCAAACTATCATCGGATATTACA GTGGGTTATATTGTTATGGTGGATCCTAATACAGGCAAGAGAATGAACTTACTAAGAATGAAGGGGGCTGAGGTGGTTGGTGTTTACCATCCATTGATCGACGAAAAACTCGTGAGAATTCTGCATGG GAGGAATAACAAGGTTTATGCTTGGACTGTTGATGATGAGGATTCCATGCGAAGAATGTTGTTTGAACGGGTAGATGCTGTCGTAACGAGCAACCCCAGTCTGCTTCAACAGATTATGCAAGATATTAGAACTCAATGTCGTGAAGATGGATTTTCTCTGTCAGGGTGA